One genomic window of Dermacentor andersoni chromosome 8, qqDerAnde1_hic_scaffold, whole genome shotgun sequence includes the following:
- the LOC126526677 gene encoding uncharacterized protein: MNATLILALLGLCGLAYGGGYGLGAGLGYGGYGHGYGLGFGYGHGFGYGGHGGYGHGYGHGYGVGHVTKIAHVGGGKGYSAGVHYGSVHALGHGYGGHGHGYGYGHGLGYGYGGLGHAGVAVKAVGLGYGHGFGYGHGYGYHG; encoded by the exons ATGAACGCCACC TTGATCCTTGCACTTCTTGGCCTCTGTGGCCTGGCTTACGGGGGTGGCTACGGCCTTGGAGCTGGTCTTGGATATGGTGGCTACGGCCATGGCTACGGTCTCGGCTTTGGTTACGGGCATGGATTCGGATACGGAGGACACGGAGGCTACGGTCACGGCTACGGTCATGGCTATGGCGTGGGTCACGTCACTAAAATCGCTCACGTCGGTGGAGGGAAAGGATACAGCGCAGGCGTCCACTACGGATCCGTCCACGCACTTGGACACGGGTATGGCGGCCATGGACACGGCTACGGCTACGGCCATGGCCTCGGCTATGGTTATGGCGGCCTTGGCCACGCTGGCGTCGCCGTCAAGGCTGTGGGTCTTGGCTACGGCCATGGCTTTGGTTACGGTCATGGCTACGGCTATCATGGTTAA